The Syngnathus scovelli strain Florida chromosome 19, RoL_Ssco_1.2, whole genome shotgun sequence region TGGCCGGCCCATGGACAAGTCAGAGTGTGGACCCAAGACAAAAGGTGGTCGGCCAATGGACAAGTCAGAGTGTGGACCCAAGACAAGGTGGTCGGCCAGTGGGACGAGCATGGACAAGTCAGAGTGTGGACCTAAGACAAAAAGAGATCTGTAAGTCAAATATTTGTACAGACAATGTTTTCTTACCAGTGCGAAAGACCAGTTTTCTGGCACCAAGTGTTCAAGGCTGCACTAACAGGAAGCTGTTCGTGTTTGATGATGTCtgcaaagaaaaagaagaatgtgAACAAAAGACATTGTCATGAGGATTGTGCAAAGCAGTGTCTTCTAAGATCATACCATCTATGTTTTCTTTCTTCTACTCCTATCTCAGAATTGGGCTGCAGCACCTTGTGAATGAGGAAGCAACAAGAAAACTTCACGTGTTGCAGGAGACTCTTGGCACTTTACCCTGGACACAAAAACAACAGTCATTCGACTTTTGGAACATGTTAGCTGAAATGTGTCTTCTCACCAGCAGAGGACTCTTACTCTTCAAGCAGTGAGGACCCAAGAGAGACATACGCCTGTCCAAAGCAACATAGACATGAAGCTTCCGGCAAGTAGCATTTCACCTTATAGATCCACCTGTAAATAGAAGTtgcaaatccaggtccagaaaatGAAAGCCCTGccacagtttggctttagccacTGGTGCTTCTGCTCAGGGAGCTAGTTTACCTGCCAACGGAGTAGAAGCACTTGTGGCAGTCTTCAATTATTGGACCTGCACTCTGAAATGAAAAGGAACAGACACAATGACTCCATTTTGGTTGActttatttttaactgtagaGTTGTGCTGAAGCAGTTAGCACTCAAACCTCAGACGACCAACAGCAGGCCCAGCTCGCCAGGACGGACACACCTGCACACAAACGAGGGGAACAATCAAGCGTCAATTTTGTAAGTTCAGCTTTGAGGACCTTTTTGGAGAATAGGTCTCTTTGCCTAGCAGGTGGAGGATCATGGTGACCAAGTCCCAGACAGCATTCTTACTGGAACTGAACTGCATCGAGAGGGAGAAAGAAggcaatttattattttttttttttattaaaacctGCAACAGGGTTTGGTAGTGTGTGAAACCTGGCTGCATTTTAGACAGGAAGTTGGTCACAACTCCATCTGATGGCCTGCACCTAGAACAAAAAACTGTTAAGTACTTGGATTCATCCAGTTCGTATTTGTAACAGGTCCAAACCTTGGAGATAAGCTTTTATTCACCACAGAAGATCCATGCGGCAAGAACCCGGTCCTTTGGCATCATCTAGTGGACAAGAGCAGGAAGACACGCTAAATGACTTCAGCGCGCCTGTTGCCACTTGAATCGTGATTGTGTCACCTGCTGGAATACACTGTCAAACATTTGTGCATGGCTGAATGTACGCGCGTGTTTCACCTGTGATGAAAGCAGGACAGCGCTGGACTCCTCTCCAACCACAGCTTGCTGGCCTGAAAGACACGGTAAAAAAAGTAAGTATTCTACTTTTAAACTTACAGCTTTGTGAGCCGGTTTGGCTTAGCTATGCTACATTTGGTAGGCATGTTGAGTAAGAGAAGACCTGCAAATGTCTCGTGAAGCCACGTCAATGACagcaagtcagccattttggagcctgcagacaaagaaaaagaacaTTACTTGATTTAGTAACTTTAATCGATATATTTCATATAAAACTGAAATTTTGCCATTTTGCAGTCAATCTGGTCCTTGTGTTGCAGGTACAGGCCTGTGGACAGAAAAGAGATATGCATTAACTTTGTATCCACTTTGAAACGCATTGGAAGTTCAGGCTCAATTTGAAGACTCTCACCTGCAGACAAAAGAAGACAATTAAAACGCATATGCATTATTATGCATTTGTTTCATTCTGTTTGAATGTGTATTGTGTTGTCTACTTACCTTGAGCTAACAGCGCCGGCGTCCAGATGGCAAATAAATGCTTTTTGGTGCAATTTAAGGCGTCCATTGCCAATGCACGTGCAACATTTAGCTTGCACCTTAGCACGCTGTAAGCAAGCCAAAAAGAGAAACTCCACGTTAAAAGCAAGCAAAAGCAGTTTATTCTTAAAAGCAAGCGAGCGTCATTTGTACTTACCTTGTGTCTAAGAAAGAGAATACTCACATAATGGAAGTTTTAGATGAGCTGGTGGAAACGCGTGCAGAGCTGCAGGTGGAGGAGCACTCCGTCAGAGGCGGCGTGCAAGACTGACTGCTTCGTTTGCCCGACTTTTATAGTGTTCCGGTGATGACGTcattgaagaaaaaagaaaactaatagataaaagtgagtacactttaagggggggggaaaagCGATTCTTGTCGGCCCTAGGCTGGGCTCGAACTCGCACTCCGTGTTTATTAGGCAATGTCGTAAACCACTCGACTATCACCTGTCATGCCCAGAGTCGCTCGTTTGTCCTATTCATTGACTAGTACGTTGGTAGTGCCACAAAGTCAAAGCTATATATTAAGAAACCGAATATTTGTTAACTTACAGGTAGTCGAACGGGTTAAGCTTTTGCCTGGTGTTCCGGAGACTCGAGTTCGAGTCTCACACCgtaaaatttctaaatgttGACTTGAGCGGGAGTCGAACCCTGGTCTCCCGTCTCCCAGGTAAAGTATTTAACCACTCGACCATCCTGCCGCGAAAATTTCGCGATTTTATTGTGTATTTCATGTGTATCCCCAAACTAAGCTTATTCCCTATAGAACTTGTGATGACGCTCCAACTTCACCCTCCCCCAAGAGCATGGACTACCACGATCTACACAATGGAATACAAGGAGAGAGTTTCTCAACTTTGGTAGACTTTATTTGTGATCAAACAAATACATCCATGGACACAACCAAAAATGTAaatgttgttttattattaaagATGATTTGTTGACCAGGAGAACTCCGCTTGAAGGCTGATTGTTTGTCTGACTGGCTTTGGAACCTGCAACACATACAATTTACATTATCAAGTTTGATGTCAATATCAAATGATATCGATTCCGTATCAAACGCCCTTTTTAAGCTGGTATCGATGTCAAAAATGATACGGATCGATATCAAAATAACGATACTGGTCGATATGATATGAACCCAGGAGGTTGATATCGATTCCGTATCAAACGCCCTTTTTAAGCTGGTatcgatttaaaaaaatgatacggATCGATATCAAAATGACGATACTGGTCGATATAATATCAACTCAGAAGGTTGATATCGATTCCGTATCAAACGCCCTTTTTAAGCTGGTATCGATTTCAAAATTGATACGGATCGATATCAATTTGCATAACGATACCAATGGATACTGGTCAATATCATTTTCCAAATGATATCGAACGGTATCAATTTTGAAATCGATACCAGCTTAAAAAGGGCGTTTGATACGGAATCGATATCAACCTTCTGAGTTGATATATCGACCAGTAACGTCATTTTGATATCGATCCGTATCATTTTTTAAATCGATACCAGTTTAAAAAGGGCGTTTGATACGGAATCGATATCATCTTTCAAGATGACGATGCCAGTTGTTGTGATATCAGTTTCAGGAAGTGATATCGATCCGTATCAAATTAGAAATCAATACCAGCTTAAAAAAGGGACTCAATAGTTTGGATATTGAAATCAAAATTAATACGGAATGATCATAGTAATAgttattatacatatatatttcaaTTCCATATAAATTTTGGTGTTAATACAACATAAAAAGGGCTGTCAATCAATATCATTTTAGTATTTAGTAGTAACTGATACAGAATCAATCTCAACGTCTTAAAACCGGTATCAAGTGATATTGTACGGAATCGACATCATTTATGCATTGATATCAATTGATTGATAGCAATTTTGATTTAGGTATTGACATTGATACAATTTCGATATCGATACACATTTCTCTCGCATTTAAGCCATGAAGAATGAAAGGCTGCGCAGAACCACATCGTATTTTATTCAATACCATCATATTGGGCACCTCCATCATGGCCATGAACGtcatctctttcttttttttaactggaGAATTACTACAAATGGTTCTTTACTCCTGTCTGCACATTGTTTGTGGAGGAAATTTATATATCCTCTACTATATCCTCTACTCCAGCATACTCGCGGTTATCACCCACCTGCAACGCGATGTAGCGTTGCTCTTTTTGGTCCTCGTCGTGCTCTGTTCGATGACGTGGCCTCTGGTGACGAGCAAAGGAAGCGACAGATTGACTGACAACACTCCATTAAATACGTGTACAGATAGATTCACAACACTCTACAAAATACAAGTGTGTTGTGGTTTTCAGCACTCTTTGTATACGCATCACTCACTCAAAGACTCCTAGACAGTGTTAACCATTGTTTCGCAATGAGGCGCGCCGGCTTGGGTAAGAAAATGAAGTTTgcatgctgattttttttagtATCGGCGAGTTAGCAGGTGGAAAATAGCTTTCTAGTGGCCCGCATGGATCAAATTTAGTCGGGTTCCAAATGTATTTGCCAGTGAATGTCAACTGAATAAAGACGTGGTTGAATTTGCTCTAGGGGATGGACCTTCTGGAAACTATGTCGCAAGTGGATACAGCGTGTACGAAGAGGAAAATGAACATCTACAGGAGGGACTGAGAGCTAAAGTCAGCGCTTTGAAAAGTGTAAGAAAGTTCAAACTCACCAACAGCCGTCTCTCTCAAATATGATATGATGCTAATTGACTGCATGTTTGTTTTCAGCTGTCAATCGATATCGGAACGGAAGTGAAGTATCAGAATAAAATGCTGGATGAGATGGTGAGTTTACTGTCATGGGTCAAATGTAAACACTGCTGACATGAAAGTCGTTGAAGGCTGCACGCTTAGTAGGAAAAATATGTACATAAATAACTCTTCACAGTCAGCACCCAAATGTGTTTAAACAACGAAACAAGCAAGTAATCTGCACAGTGAATTGTTTCAATGAAGAATTCcatctgaccccatttccccaaCCAGGATACAGACTTTGACTCAACGGGCGGCCTGCTCGGCGCCACCATCGGCCGAGTCAAACAGCTGTCCAGAGGCAGTCAGACCAAACTGCTGTGCTACATGCTGCTCTTCTGCCTTTTTGTCTTCTTTGTACTCTACTGGTTCATCAAGTTGAGGTGACAGCTGGAACCTGTTGGACTTTGAACACACATCTCAGAATATAGACGATAACTTGATTACGAGTTGCGTAATCAGTGCCATAGTACAGAAATGAGGAATGGAAATTATATGTTCTTATAATTTGTTAATTATGTATATCACAAAGAGCAACTGCAGTATGTGTTACACAGAAATGAATGGCTAGATTACAGACTACATTGGGGGGGGCAGCAAAAATATGAAATGTGTTCACAATGTAAATAATTGTTCTTATGATCTTTTTAACCATTAAACATTGATCAGGTGTTATCTTCAATTAAAACtggcattgtttgttttttaatacacTGACAGAAAACAAAAACTATTGTGTAGTGGTGAATCAATATTTACAAAATGCCAATTGTATATACGCCTTACCTCATGCAGTCAAAATGAACATACTTTTTAGAGTCGGCTGAAGAGCACTTAGGTGATTAACTTTTTTTCACGTCAAAATTAGTTTTAGAAGTTCCCATTATAAAGGGAATTGATGGATCGTCCCCTGTCATCACTTCCTGGGTAGAATGTCCATGTATTTGCAGATGATTCCGAGCATGACCTCATCAGCCCCTGCACCAATGGACATTAACCTGCAATCTCTGTTGACAAAATGGAGTTAGCAAGGATTTGCTTGTCTTTGCAAactacaaccagatgtcactagaTGTCAGTACAATTTCATGTAAGGAGCACTTCAGTTATTTTTACTTAACACAAGCTGCCTCAAGACACACCGCTTGTTAGCAGCCAGTTATAATAACAGTTGCCCAGCAACATGATTtagtggctgttttttttttttttaacaagtgtAAACTTGGCTGAAAACAATGGCCAGCGTGGTTTGTACACACTGTGCTGCAAATCACTGGAAACAAGTTTAAACAGGCTACATGCATAGCTAAAAGCTTCATTCTGTTTAATTATACTTAaaaataatgtattttatttgtatttaagtCACAATTTGACATACACATTTTCTCTCCACGATACATACCTGTAAAATCTGCTGACCAGCACATCGCCGGTGTAGCCCATTCCTCCCCAGAACTGGAGACAGCTGTCACTCACTTCCCTGGCCAGGCGCCCTCCTTTTAATTTAGCCATGGATGCCATCTTGGTGACGTCATTGCCTTTGATATACAATGCTGAACGCACCACCAAGTGAGATATTCAGGCATGGTCTTCATTATTTGAGAACTGGAAGATGATTGGAGCTTACCTGTGGCCTGGTAGAGGAGGGCGCGCAGGAGCTCCACTTCCGTCTGCAGCTCGGCCAGCCTGAAATGGACCGCCTGATGGTGGAGGACCGGCTGATTGAAGATGGTCCTCTGTCGAGTGTAATGGATGGTCTCCTGGATGACGATGTCCATCGCCGTCAGGACTAGAGGTAGGGGGGAAATGAGAAGATTTACTGTGAGCTGCTTTGGACTGGTTTTCTTTtatgattaaaaatgcacaacgTTCCCAAATTCTGCATTCATAAAAGAGAAAGATGCTCAGTTGTAGCTACTCAAAATGTCACCAACACCTCACTGTATGACACAGCTCCACTCCACTAAAAACGGCTAAATTAAAAAATTCCATCACGGAGCGTTTCACTTTCGCCAAGTTCTTCAGAAAACATTATCGGACGCTTGTCGAAATTAAACGCAAACAAACCTCCTTAACCGAGATTGATGGCTTGACCTTAAGTGAACTGGACCTCCTTGTTGATTTGCTTGGCAGTGCAAAGGAAATCGTCATTAAACACAGCGCTGACCGTAACATTCGTGGGAAATGGATGCTATGAAATGAGAAGGAAAAATCTCTCACTATTGGCCACAGCCCAGAGCCTTTCTTCTTGGAATTGGAGCATCTGATAGGTGAAGCCCATGCCTTCCTGGCCAATGACGTTCTTGCAGGGAACTCGGACGTCTTCGAAAAACACTTGGGCTGTGTCCGACGACCACATGCCCAGCTTGTCAATCTTGCGGGCGATTTGCACTCCTAAAAGGGGGAAAAGATGATAACCGGCCCCCTCCGACAACTTGTTTTGATAGCGGCGGCGTGATACGTTGATCCTACCGGGCAGATTCATGGGCAAGCAAATGAGGGATTTGTTCCTGTGTGGGGGGCCGTCGCTGGTGTTGGCGAGGAGACACATCCAGTCCGCCTGGGTGCCAGTGGTGGTCCACATCTTGCCGCCGTTGATCACGTATTCGTCCCCCTTTCTCACCGCCTTCGTCTTAATGTCTGCATCAACGGCAGGCGGCATGTAAAAAACACAAGACGCGGGAAGGCGGTGGAGATTTTCAAGATGCAAAGACAGGAACTTACTGGACACATCAGAACCTGCCCCGACTTCGCTAACACCGAGGCACGCAACTTTGTCCCCAAGGATGCTGGGAAGCAGAAACTCTTTCTTGAGCTCAGCTGAGCCAAACCTGCACAAGCACACAATTGACAAAGTACTAGTTTGGTTTATGAAGTCAACAAAAAAGactttgtgaaaagaaaaaaaattgacataaGCTTGAGGCAATTTTAGCAATTTTCTTCAATACTGTCTTGTTATTTTAACCTCGTTTCGGGCAAGAATTGTTCCCCTAATTAAACTCATGAGAATTTGTCGCCTGTCAGTAAAAGTCACTTTGTTACAAGAAAATAACAGCGAAAGGCAACACGAGGGAAAAATGTCACTAAGATGTGTGATTCACAACTGGATCACATACTgaatctttttttccctcacagTAAAAGAGACCAACCAGCGTTGGAGGCAGATTGGCACCAAGGCTAAATATGCATCTCCACACAGATATGACGCCAAAGTAGGCGGCCGGTGAGAAGACAGGATTTAAGTCGTGCAGGTTTTCAGGGTTATTACCTGGCCAGCGCAGGCGTAGTCATGTCTGTCTGAACGCCGATGGCCATGGGGATGCCTCCGCAGCGGATGTGACCCAGCTCCTCGGACACCGCTACACTGTAGCTGAAGTCCAGTCCTAAGCCTCCatactctggaaaaaaaacacttcttaAGATTAGCTTTCTTGCATTCATTTagagttgcaaaaaaaaatcagtcaggAGGATACACAAGACTCACAGTTATCTGCAGATTATAGTCGTCAACGTgagatgaaatgaaaataaatgtctatTTGTTACGGAAAAACCTTCACGATTTAATGGACTTGAAGACTTTGTTGCACTTCCACATCCGCTCCTTTCATCATTGTTTTCAAGCACTAAACTTAAGAGGCTGTTTTCTTACAAAACTAACAACTGTATTCACACAAATGTTGTTTAAAGAAGCGAGAGTCATTTTGCTGACTGTAAAAGTGCTAATGTCAGCCAATTAAATCGGTCGATTATTtgctcatcatcatttaatgttGGCCTGGTAAATACAATTTGGCACCAAACGACACCAAGTTAAGATGTCCAGTGCATGGCGATTATTCGCGCTGACTGACAATGAGCAATTAGGGGCAAATTTACCA contains the following coding sequences:
- the bet1 gene encoding BET1 homolog, whose protein sequence is MRRAGLGDGPSGNYVASGYSVYEEENEHLQEGLRAKVSALKSLSIDIGTEVKYQNKMLDEMDTDFDSTGGLLGATIGRVKQLSRGSQTKLLCYMLLFCLFVFFVLYWFIKLR
- the zgc:85777 gene encoding zgc:85777, whose product is MRKIIKTTMALRGGSVLLNELVRIRPFYKFAPFGVRSFADHVSSQKVASSTPETSSDHLLYTPEHFALKESLRKIIDQEINPYVDQWEAEGKFPAHKIFKILGNAGFLGVNKPVEYGGLGLDFSYSVAVSEELGHIRCGGIPMAIGVQTDMTTPALARFGSAELKKEFLLPSILGDKVACLGVSEVGAGSDVSNIKTKAVRKGDEYVINGGKMWTTTGTQADWMCLLANTSDGPPHRNKSLICLPMNLPGVQIARKIDKLGMWSSDTAQVFFEDVRVPCKNVIGQEGMGFTYQMLQFQEERLWAVANILTAMDIVIQETIHYTRQRTIFNQPVLHHQAVHFRLAELQTEVELLRALLYQATALYIKGNDVTKMASMAKLKGGRLAREVSDSCLQFWGGMGYTGDVLVSRFYRDCRLMSIGAGADEVMLGIICKYMDILPRK